Genomic segment of Streptomyces sp. NBC_00490:
CCGAGCGGCCGTTGTCGTTGAGGACGATGACGACGGGCCGGTCCTTGGCCGCCGCGATGCTGTTGACGGCCTCCCAGGCCATGCCGCCGGTCAGCGCGCCGTCACCGATCACCGCGACCACCGCACGCTCCCGCTCACCGTTGAGCTGATGTGCCTTGGCCAGACCGTCGGCGTAGGACAGGGCGGTGGAGGCGTGCGAGTTCTCCACCAGGTCGTGCACCGACTCGGCCTGCGAGGGATAGCCCGACAGGCCACCCTCCCGACGCAGCGAGTCGAACCGGTCGGCGCGCCCGGTGAGGATCTTGTGCGCATACGTCTGATGGCCGATGTCCCACAGGATCTGGTCCCGCGGCGACTCGAACACCCGGTGCAGCGCGAGGGACAGCTCCACGACACCGAGGTTGGAGCCCAGGTGCCCGCCCTTCTCGGGAACCTTGCGCACCAGCAGGTCCCGGATCTCACCGGCCAGCGCCCGCAGCGCGTCGTGGTCCAGACGGCGCAGGTCCCGCGGGGAGTCCACCGTGGCCAGCAGCGAGCCCAGCTCCTCCTCGCGTGCCCGGTGACCGGCCGCCGGCACGAACCGGATACCGGCGCCCGGCTCCAGACCGACCTCCGGGCCGGTGCGCGGCGGGTCGCAGGCGATCAGGATGTTGTAGTGGTTGGGGAAGTGGCAGGCGTCCCACCCCAGGACGGTGCCGATCCGCTCCCGGCCCACCCACACCTCGTCGCCGCGATCCAGCACACCGGCACCGGCGATCTCCGCGAAGCCGAGGAACCCGACCCGGTCGACGGTGCCACCCGGCGGCGTGTCCACCTGGTCGGTGGTGACCAGCTCATGCACCTCGCCGCGCTGCACACACCGGCTGGTGTGCTCCTCGAGCACCATGCCCCGGTCGTGACGGTGGTGCTTGAGGACCTTGACGACGGTGCCGTCGACGCTCTTCTTACGGCCGTTCTCCGGGTGTGCCATGACGTTCGGCTCCTTGGCGGTACGTGGCGGGAGGTGAGGCGGGGGGACGGCGGCGGGGCGGGACCACGCCGGTTCAGCCCCGGCCGGCAGGGGGTTCGGCGGCGTAGACCTGACCGACGAGCTCGAGCGTGGCCAGACCGTTGGGCCAGGTCTTGCGCTCGCCGCGCAGTACTTCCCCGAACTCCCGCAGCACGCCGACGTACTCGTGGGCCAGCGAGCTCTTGAAGTCCGGATAGCCGGCCAGCATGTCGGTCGTCAGCAGGCGGCCGTCGGCGAGGAGGACCTCGACGTCCTTGCGCTCCCCGTGCTCGTATGCCCAGTCCAGGTCCACCACGGCGGTGACACCCTCGCTGTCCTGAAGGGTGATCACCGCGAGGCGGTCGATGCCCGCCGGGTCACGGCCCACGCTGGCCTCCTTGAAGGCCACGTCGTCACCGAGGAACAGGTGCACCACGTCGAAGGCGTTGGGCCCGTTGTCCGCCACGCAGCCGCCACCGCAGCGCGCCGGGTCGAGATACCAGCGGTCCTTGCCGACGTGCTCCTCGATCTTCTCCCAGTAGCGCACGGTGAGCCGCTCCACCGGCACGTCCGCCGGCAGCGACTTCAGCAGGTCCAGGACGTTGGTGTTGTAGCGGCGGTGGTAGGCCGTGAACAGCGCCACCCCCTTCTCCTCGGCCAGGTCACGCAGCGTGCGCCCCTCCTGCACGGTGATGCCGAGCGGCTTCTCCACACACACCGCCACACCCGCGGCCAGGGCGTCCCGGCAGACCTCGAAGTGCACGTCGTTGGGGACGTTGACGACGACCGCGTCCAGCTCGGTCGAGGCCAGCAGCTCCCGGTGGTCGGTGAAGACCGGGATCGTGCCCCGGTGCGGTTCCAGGGTGGCCTCGTTCAGGTCGCACACCGCGGCCAGCTCGATGTCCTGGACCTCGCCGGCCAGCGCGTCGACGTAGAAGCGGGAGATGACGCCCAGGCCGATGATGCCGATACGGATACGGGGCTGAGTGGTCATCGGGTCCCTCCAAGGGGGGTCGGAACGGTCAGGGAGTGCTGGGCGGCGACCGCCTCCAGCTCGGCGAAGAGCGAGGCGGCCAGCGGAACGCCGTGCTCACGGGCGCTGCGGGCGTGCTGCGCCTCGGGCCAGCCCGGGTAGCGCACCGGGGAGTCGGGGTCCAGGGCGGGGGCGTCGAGCAGGGCGCCGAACAATTCCTCCGACTGCTTGAGGAACGTGCCCTGGTCGCGCAGCCTGCCCGGCGCGATGGCCAGGACGAAGAAGCCGATGTTGTCGTCACGGCCCTTGGTGGACGTCGGGCCCATCTCGGCGCCCGGCAGCAGCGCCGCCAGCGCCTCCACCATCAGGCTCAGCGCATAGCCCTTGTACGAGCCGGTCTCCGGCCGGCCGCCCAGCCACTGCAGATGGGCCTCGCCACGGTCGAACGCCGTGGGGTCGGTGACCGGCCGGCCCGCGTCGTCGACCAGCCAGCCCTCCGGGACCGACCGTCCCGCACGGGCCGCGGCCCGCACCCGGCCGGTCGGCACCACCGTGGTCGACATGTCCAGCACATACGGCGGGTACGGTCCGGCCGGTGCGGCGATCGAGAACGGGTTGGTGCCCAGCAGCGCCTCCGCGGCACCCGGCGGCCGGATGATCCGCTGGCCGCCGCAGTTGCCGGCCAGGAACCCGAGGGCGCCCTGCTCGGCCGCGTGCGCGGTGAAGTGGCCGGCGCATCCGAAGTGGGTGCCGTTGAACAGCGACACCATGCCGACGCCGTGGGTTCCGGCGCGTTCCAGGGCCAGATCCATCGCGGCCCGCGCCGACCACAGGCCCAGCGCGTCGTGCGCGTCGACGAGCAGGGCCGCGCCCCGGTCGGCGAC
This window contains:
- a CDS encoding Gfo/Idh/MocA family protein, producing MTTQPRIRIGIIGLGVISRFYVDALAGEVQDIELAAVCDLNEATLEPHRGTIPVFTDHRELLASTELDAVVVNVPNDVHFEVCRDALAAGVAVCVEKPLGITVQEGRTLRDLAEEKGVALFTAYHRRYNTNVLDLLKSLPADVPVERLTVRYWEKIEEHVGKDRWYLDPARCGGGCVADNGPNAFDVVHLFLGDDVAFKEASVGRDPAGIDRLAVITLQDSEGVTAVVDLDWAYEHGERKDVEVLLADGRLLTTDMLAGYPDFKSSLAHEYVGVLREFGEVLRGERKTWPNGLATLELVGQVYAAEPPAGRG
- a CDS encoding Ldh family oxidoreductase, producing the protein MTTTATVDRTAVRLDYDELAAFTAEVFTRRGLAPDRAEIAARALVHGDLTGVTSHGLANLTRLYLPLFDDKRADPAADLEIVADRGAALLVDAHDALGLWSARAAMDLALERAGTHGVGMVSLFNGTHFGCAGHFTAHAAEQGALGFLAGNCGGQRIIRPPGAAEALLGTNPFSIAAPAGPYPPYVLDMSTTVVPTGRVRAAARAGRSVPEGWLVDDAGRPVTDPTAFDRGEAHLQWLGGRPETGSYKGYALSLMVEALAALLPGAEMGPTSTKGRDDNIGFFVLAIAPGRLRDQGTFLKQSEELFGALLDAPALDPDSPVRYPGWPEAQHARSAREHGVPLAASLFAELEAVAAQHSLTVPTPLGGTR